In Balaenoptera acutorostrata chromosome 8, mBalAcu1.1, whole genome shotgun sequence, the genomic stretch TGTTCACAGCAGCCTTTATTTATAATCACCAAGATCtcaaaataacccaaatatctaGCAATTGATTTTGCTACATTTAATTGATAGAATATTTTGAAACCACTAGGAATGTTGAATGTGTAAAAACATGAACAGTTTTTGATGTAATAATAGATGAAAAATAGAACTCAAAATTGTCTGCCCACCATGCCCAAAACAatgggaaaatagaaaaagatgaGACGGGAATGAAGGATCAATAAAGCCCTGGTATTGAAATTGTCAGCGTACTAGACAATGACagatctctctgggcctccaccTTAGCTGCTCGGAGGAGATGTGAACCGGAAAGCACAGACTGCTGGTACGCGAAGCCCCTGGGGCAccaaattaaaatgcagattccagacCAAAGCAGGTCGGGGCCCAGACATTTGCGCTTTTAACACTCGGTGAAGGTGTGATTCTTGTAAACACTAAAGTTTGGGAACCATGGATTACTAAATTATTTCTAAGTAGTTTTGTGATTCTAGGTTCAAATTTTCTACGGGCTGCGTAGTTGAGTGTGGCTAAACAAAGGTGAATCAGGTTTACCTATCGCGGCTCCAGTTTGGTCCTGGTCAGGACAGAAGGGGTGGGGGGTTCTCAGGAGGTGGACCAGTACCGGCAGGCCTGGATCTCTGCCGAGGCTTGTCCTGCTGGGAAGGATCCCTGCCTTTGCCAGAGTGGGTGTGACCACGCCTCGTCTCCAGCCGGAGCCTGTGTGCCGGATGCCTCACTGGGTCCTCACTAATCCTTGACCTTCACCCTGTCTCTTGCCCCCAGCGAAGTCACCCGGACCCTCCCTACCCTGGAATCTCTGCAGAGGCTGTTTGACCAGCAGCTCTCCCCTGGCCTGCGTCCACGGCCTCAGGTAAAGACTTTGGGATTGGACAGATGAGATTGATAAAACcggtgggggaagggggggggggcgggtcgGATGGGGCATGGGGAGAAGAGGTAACCAATGTCCCGAGGGCTCAGAAGGAAGCACCGCCTTTGTTGGATCCCCAGAGTATGAGGGGGCTGGGGACCCTCAGCACCCTGACCCCCAGTAAGGTTtatccccccgcccccgctggATTTTGATTTGAGGAATAAAGATTTCAAATTATGCAACCGCCAGCAAAACTCCTTATTAGTGCTGAATAAGGAGGCAAGGCAGGACCTTTTCCCatcatttctcatcagaaactgaaaaaaacacaAGGTGCCTAAATGCTTGATCCCGCCTCATGCCCCAGGAAGAGCAGGTGAAGGCAGGCCCccgccagacacacacacacacatgcgtgctCACAGCCTGGCAGGGGGCCAAGGCCAAGTTGTCTGTGTCACAGAAGGTGTCCTCGGCAAAGCTAAAAACAAGGCACAGATAGGACTTCCAGAGAAAGCACTTGCAAGGGACAAgggtttaaaaatgtttaaaaagcaaacCCTTCCACGCACGATTAAGTAAAAGCAACCAAATTTTTTAAGTGGGAAGAGGATTTTAAAAGCCTGTTTTACTGAAGAGGGACTGGGAGTAGCTGGGATACCCTGGAAAAGATGTTAGTAACACCTCATTAGTAACTGGGAAATGACCTGCAAGGCAGGGAGCTCTCTTCTTGCCTCTCAGACAGGAAAATTTGATTGGTGAAGCCAGGACTTGGCTCTAACATGAGGGTCAGGGACTCGCACGGGTTCATTGCTCACAGTTGAGAGTGGAAATGGGTTTCCTGAAAGGCAATTTAGCCGTCGGCATGAAAATGTTTAATGCCTGGAGTCCTTCAAGCAAGCCATTCTACCTGCAGGCAGCTGCCTTAGGGTCTACATGTTTGCACAGAGATGTTGACAAAAATGTTTATCGTAGCTTTGTCTCTAAAAACAGAAACGctggaaacacagagagagaaagggttaAAGTATGATGCAGAATTCTGTTCTAAGGTGGCTGCACTGACTCCAAGGCATGCTGTTGGGTGAAAAAAGCAAACAGCAGAACAATATATGAACTAGGATGTAAGTCTACATGTGGAAGTCGTACCAGAAGTGTTTATACCCAAAGGGCTATTCTGTTCACCACGAGGAGGGGATGGAATTGGGCCAAAGGGGCCTGGGTCAGGGGAGACTTCAAGTTTGCCCAAATGGttttttggagtttatttttttactgagaaAATTTGTGTTCTATTTGTACAACTTAAAAATTcatcaggataaaaaaaaaaaccaaaaacgtaATTTTGCTTTCCTTGAAGTGAATGGTGGGTTAATTTCCGGGAAAGTAAAAGCGAATCTAGACAAAACAGAGACCCTACCAGAcactaaaatttaaattgtttgaaTACAAGACCACACACCCAAATCTTTGAAGTAGGATTAGAAGAGGGAGAAGCTTCCAGAGAGATAAGCTGATAACAGCCACGCCCCAGCATGGTGCCCTGCGTGCAAAAGGCCAAAGTGTTTGCATTCGGTGGCAGAACAGGGTAGCGACGGGATGGGACGGTGGCAGAACAGAGTAGCAACGGGATGGGACGTGGCCTCAGGATTTAGAGAAACGGTTCTGGCTGCCACCCTCCTGTCTGAGACCCTGACTTGTCAAGGAAAGCAGGCAATGTCTTGATGCCTCCAGAAATTCACAAATGGAAGAGGGAGTTCGGAGGCTGCCTGAGGTAGAGGCAAGAACACTGGCCTCTGGATCAAAAACATCCAAGTTCAATATCTGACTCATCTCCCTCCCGCCTGCCCCGTCCTTAGTTGCCTTATCTGAGAAATGGGCATAGTCATATCTGCCACTGCAGGGGTATGTGAGGGAGTAAATGAAATTGCTTGGGTGAGACATCTGGCCATGGTAGCCTCTTACCAGCACTAGGCCCTTTCCGTTAGGTAGGCAAGATGAGATGGGGACCCCTGCGTGACATTTATTTGAGAACTGCTGGGAGGTGCAAAATGCAACATTATCAAAATGACTGCTGGTCCGAAGTCTGGGGAGAGCCCTGGGTCTGCCCTATGTAAGGACAGAGAGTCGTTAACCTTGGAGCCCACATCCTCCGAAGTTCAACTGAAAAGCTAAGTGCAATAACTAGGTCAGCTTCTACAAACCCACAGGTGGCACTCAGACCAATTCGCCCACATTGAGGCTGAGTTGTGAATTTTGCCTTCAACCTCAACGCTAGTGACATTTGGGGCCGGGTCATTTTTTGCTGTGGGGGACTGTTCTGTGCCTTGTAAGATGTTAACacatcctggcctctacccactagatgccattaGCATCCCCCAATTTTCACAACTCAAAATgttccagacattgtcaaatgacCCCAGAGGGCAAAATCCGTACCAGCTGAGACCCACTGGGCGAGATCTACATTCAAATCTCAGGTCaacaccagctgtgtgaccttgaacaagtgacTCACCACTCTgactcaatttccccatctgcaaaccAAGGACTAGAAGAGTCAATACATCTTAAACACACCGGGCATAACATACGAACCCATCACATGGTCATATGTATTCTGCCTAACGAGGCAGTAGAGGCTAAGCTCCAGCGTTCTGCTAATACCTTTTGTTCCAAGAACTAACTCCCACTTGGTTGGTAGCTTCATTTATACTTTGTACATCTTTGCCAAACCTGCCCCCAAAGACATAGATTCAAAGAGAGAGTGGGGAAGACACCATCCTACCACCAGGTGATGGCCTGGGTAGCAAGCAGGCGATCTCCAGTGTCTGAAAGAGGATGAGGGGGTTTGAATCGGCCATCTTTTCAACTCTATGAGAAAAGCACCCCTAAAACAGGGGATCCTGTACTCTCCCACCTGCTGTCCTGCTCCATTCTTACCTGCATCTCAGCTCCACTCTTTTGAGCCCTCCCGCTGATCAATAATAACTGAAGACTGATTGAGAGCTTTATCAAGGAGCAAGGGCCAAACcaaaaagaattagagaaagtCGTGACAAAGAGTAACTGCCACGATGAAAGCGGTGATGGCTGTGCTGGAGGTGGCCGTAGCGGCGGTACTGCTGATGGTCAGAAGTGATGGGGGTTGGTGACGGCAGAAGGAGAGAGCTAAAGCGGCTGCTGGGAAACTGAGGTCAGAAGCCTCTGTAGGGACGTCCCTGGGgttccagtgggtaagactctgcgctcccaatgcagggggcctgagttccatccctggtcagggaactagacgccgcgcgccgcaactaagagtgcgcaggcggcaacgaagatcctgcgtgtggcaactaagaccccggtacagccaaaataaataaataaataaataaaaataaatcgttaaataataataatacttactaaaaaaaaaaaaaaaagcctgtgtaACCTGGCTGACTTATTCAGGAAGAGGTGGGGTAAAGGGACATCTCCTCGTTGGTGATAACCCTCATTCCACTCTGCTTGGTGTTCAAGATCATCAAGTCTGGTGTTCTTGTCCTAGTGGAGGGCGGGGATGGTGTCCTTTTAACTCTCCATCTCCAGCACCTTGGGAACGTGTCTGGCACAGAATAGGTGCTTTGTAAGTATTTGTTCTGTGAATAAATGCTTGAGACCGTGGACTTGGTGCCAAGCAGACATGGTTTCCTGGCCTGCTGTGccgttactagctgtgtgacttctgaCAGGTAACttcagctctctgggcctcaggcgTGCATTGAACAACTTTACCGGGCATCTTCACTGGCCAAGCACCAATGTCACAGCTCCGGACACATTTCTCACGGTCCCAATTCTCACACTGTTTACATTCTAGCAGGGGAAATACACAAAAAGCAAATAAGCAATCGTGGTGATTGATATGAAACAAAGCAGGGTGATCTAGTAGAGATGATTTTAGCTCgtgtggtcagggaagacctctctgtGGCTCTGAGACCTGAATGACAAGGAAGTGGCCTTCTCAGGTGACATCCATGTTTCTCGGGATTCCTCAGAAAGTGTAGCTCAAGGCCAAGGGCAGATGAGAAGTGAGGATGAGCGTGGCTGGGGCTGAGGGGTGGATCATACAGAGTCTTTAAGAGTTTGGATCATTTCCTCTCagtggtgggaagcagctggacGAGGGGGTTTTGAGCAGGGGACGGCTGTGTTTTGGAAGCAGGAGCACCGATGCAGTACATGTAGGAGGGTGGAAAGGTTATCATCGAGGACAGGCCTCGGGTTTTGTTTAAGCAACTGAGAAGCACCAGGGAAGAAGCAGAtttagagggaagaagaaaggaagatgtaTTTTTTGGTCATGATAATTTTGAGACGGTTGTACATATCCCTGATTTCCTTGTCTGCAAAGGGGGACAATAATCGTACTCGTGGGGTTGTTAGGGAGATGAACCAAGATGAAGCATGGAAAGCGCTCAGCCTGACGCCTCTCAGTGGCTGGCACCCAGCATCCCGTCCTTGTTTGCTCTTTTCCTCATGTCCCAGGTGCCTGGTGAGGCCAATCCAATCAACATGGTGGCCAAGCTCAGCCAACTGACAAGTCTCCTGTCTTCTATTGAAGATAAGGTATGTGGGGGGCCCTGCAGCTTCCCTGGACTTCTCTCTGGCCCCCTCTTCGCTTGGAGAATGCCCAGGTATCCCTGTGACTCTGTCCCAACCTGTACTGCCTTCCCTTCACCTCCCAGCCTGAAGGGCCCCATGCGTTCCTGCCCACAGGTCAAGGCCTTGCTGCATGAGGGTCCCGAGTCTTCCCACCGGCGTTCCCTCATCCCACCAGTCACCTTTGAGGTAAGTGGCTGTGGACTTGTGCTTCACGGGAGGGGGCTGGCGGGCATTCTGGTCCCTGTGGAAGGGGGGCTTTTGGCTCAGGAGGGAGCCCAACGGCTGGGCTGAGATTGACGGTCAGCGGAACCAGCTCCCTGGGAAGATGATTAAACCGCAGAATGGGTGCCCAGATGAACCTGTGGAACCTTCGCCGTGGGGAGGCTCCCAAGGAAGGAGCTTCTCATTGGCCCAAGATGCCAAAACTTCGTCCTGCTCCAAATGGGGGCAGTGAGTGTCATCAAACAGAGGGCCTTCCCGAACTGGCTGCAAAATAGTGCCTCAAGAAGGGATTCggggaaaaaaaagtgattcCTGTGACTTCCCTGAAAGTGACTGAGTTAGAATCTCCAGGCccagaaatttgtttttcttttcttttcttttctttttctttttttaatcgcTCAAAGGGGTATCTCTATTTGAGGAAATCAGCGTGGGACACTTTTAGAGATGAAATGCTACAGCTTGTACACCAAaatcaaaaaatgaaatgaaatggttACCAAGGTAATGCAGGTCAGGGGATCAAAGGTGAAGGGTCAcacattattaaaaagaaatccaaaaggaCGGCTACGTCATGATCTCTCATTAGTGTTCCAACGGTGCCTCTCTTTGGGTAAACTTGAACATTTCGGCAGACATTCAAGCAGCTTTTTCGGTAAAAAGATTTTTACATGACTACTATCGCTGTTCCCATGATCATCTTCTACAGGTGGCGCGGTGTTGAGAACACGGTAGGTGCTAGTTCCGCAGAATACGCTTCGGGAAACGCTCTTCCGGCTTGTTTTCGGCAGCCATTTCCCCTCCGCCcgccacttcctcctcctcctcgcgaCCGGGACCCCAAGCGcgctgtttttcttttctttttgcccaGCACTGGTTCCACATTCAGAAGCAGGACAGGATGCCCACCCCCAAATCCTTCCTAGCCCTGATGACAAATCGGTATTAAGATGTATTTCTATCTTCTGAACATGCCTAGGCAATTATCTTTTTCCTAATTATTATCAGTGAATGTTCATTTATTGGTTGTAACGAGGCCCAGGAGCGTAAATCTGTTACTGAAATCCTTTGTGGAAGTAGATGACACATCAGATTAATGAGTGTTGTCACGTTCAGCTGTGAATAAACCATCTTCCAGTTGTTCATCCGTTCCCTCCACCAAACCTGTTGGCGGAATAGCTGATGTGCACACAGTGGACAAGCTGGGCTCCTCCCACGTTTTAGCGACTCTCAGGATCTGCCCATGGAAACTCCCTCTGCGGCAGGGGAGGCTCAGAAACAGAAGCCCAGTGGTGCCGCACGGGAGGGACACCAGGGCTGGACACGTGGCCAAGGGCCGCCCAGACATATCGACAAGGGGTCACAGACTGGCACCGTGAAAGCACAGAGAAGGGATAACCAAcatctcctcttcccctcccctcctcccccccccccacccacctccttttcacaggtgaagtcagaatctctggggattcCTCAAAAATTGCAGCTCAAAGTTGATGTTGAATCTGGGAAACTGATAATTAAGAAGTCCAAGGATGGTTCTGAGGACAAGTTCTACAGCCACAAGAAAAGTAAGGCCCCCTCACGTCTGTAAAGTTCTCATTCTGCTAGTGCCCTTATTGTGGTCAGTCAGCAGCAGGCTGCTGGGAAAGCAAGTCCTGCCAGGCACCTTCCGCCCTCGGCTGGGGTACCCACCAACCCTCAGCCTGCCTGTGGGAACCCCCAGTCCTAAGGCTCCCCTCTCGTGCCCCCTCTACCTTGAGGCCTGCCCTGTACGCTCCACCTGCTTCCTCCCACCCTGGGGAAATGAGCTTATACTTGGTCCTGGGTGGCGGTTCCACGTGTGTTCATGCTCTCCCCTGCTAGGAGCCAGGCTGACGCGTGTGGTCATCATTGTGCCTGGTTCAGGCCCTGCTGACCGAATCAGGCTGCATCTCTAGGGTAGCACAGACAGAGAAACAGTTTAGCATGGCATTAAAGTCATGAGCTCTGTCTGAATTCacatcccagctcagccacttagCACCAGTGTGACCTTGCACGTGACACTTAaacttcctgggcctcagtttcctcatctgtaaaatggggatgttaaGTCTCATGTGAATGGATCTACGTGTAAGGCTCCTTAGGAAAGCCTAGCACATAGGAGCCAACTCTGGGCAACTGAGGCTTTGCATTTCAAACaaactcatcagtaaaatggaaaatgttcACACGCCAAAAACTTATAGAGAAGctgctgtgggccaggcactggggatccAGGGCGAGCAGGATGGTCAAAGACTCTGTCCACGTGGAATTTACATTCCAATGCATTGAGTGGCCAATAAATATGTCAATACGATGATTTCAGCTATTACTGAGTGCTCCGAAGAAGGCCACAGGTTGGATGGAGAATAActtgggagggggcggggaggcagTTTTAGAGGCAGAGTCTAGAATTGGCAACCTTGATAGTGAGGATGGCAAGTGACAGCCTGCAGTGTGGCCAAGATCAGGGGAAGAGAAAGGCTACAGAGAGGCTCCCAGGGGAGGGACCCCTGGAGGACAGCAGGGCTCTGGGCAGCAACCAAGCAGAATGGGGGAAAATGCTCAGATGTGCCTCTGGCATCACTGGCCTCGGAGGCTGGCCTGCCAGGGAGGGGGCagctccaagcctcagtttctccatctgtacaaTGCGGGGAGCCTATGTATCGTAACATGATATTTTCTGAGCCACATTTCCTTACttgatctcattttatcctcacctGGCCGACAGATTCCCTGAGATACTTGGTAAGTGCTGTGGACTCTCCCCTCAAATTTCACACAGCAGTTTGTATTCCAGTTCAGGTTTTCAAACCCCTGAAGACAAAGTCCCTCTGGTCTGTAAACAGTATTTTTTATTCTGCAGCGGCTCAAAATTTGTTTAGTAGCATATAATTAGGGATACCagattagcaaataaaaatacaggatgcccagttaaacttaaatttcagataaacaatgaaaaagttttagTATAGGTTATGTCCCGTGCAATACTTGGAACATACTTATAGTAAAAAGGTATGCCTTCTTCTGTAAAGGAATCccaggcatcctgtattttacctGGCAGTTCCAGGCGTGATCAGTATCTTTTGTTCTTAATAAAGTAGtatgagaagagaaagaacagagaaggataaaacagaaaacatcaaAGTAGAGagtaaaggtaaatattttttcatgaaacTTGTGTTgtagttatacatacacatgcacacacagatagAAATTGTATGCATGCGGTCACCATGTAAAATCTTTTTCCTGCTGTCTGAAAGCAGAGGACTCTCCTCTGGTTCTGTTAGAAGCCTGACTTgtgggatggaatgttctggaagcAGGTTCTAGTTGGAGACCATGACTGATGGCTGGTGTTGAAAAGTTGGGAAAATCCCGCTGCACTAGCCTGGCCAAGCAGATGCCTGTAGGGAGTGTGGGCTGTGCTTCCATGCTGTCTGCCCACTGTCATTTAGCCCATGAGTTGGAGTGGCCTTCAGATATTGTCCTGGGTCAGCACCACCCACTCTGAAGCTCTCGCCAGCAGAGATGGCAAATAGGAGCAGGTCACAGCACATCCCACAGGGGTCTCTAGGGTACACGACACGAGCCACAGCCTTGCCCCATCAAGAACACTGGCCTGAGCTGTCTATTCAGATGGCAGATATTTGGCCTGACAGCCAAGCCCTGCAGTTACCACCCATCACCCCTAGAACCTCCTAGGGCTGGACATCCAGGCGGGGTGGGAAGGGGATTGTGTGTTCAGCACCAACTCGATGTCAGACACTATGCTGGGAACAGCAGGACAGAGGATAAGAGCACACATGGGCTCCGGGGCTAGACTGCCCAGATTCAAATCTAGGCTCTGACACTTGCTGGCTGTATCATGTTGGCCTAATTGCTTAACTGCTCTgtacctccattttctcatctgtgaaatgggaataataggcTTGTCATGAGTAGACGAGCTAAGGCCTGTAAAAGTACATCCCATGTGCCCAGAGGCAGCACTGACCCCATGGCAAAGTGTCCAGGTagaggccctgggggctgtcCCACAGGGGCCTGCCCTGTCCTGCAACCTCCTGCTCCTGAGTCCCACCTGGGCTGTGGCACGAAGGTCCAAGGGATACTCTCAGGGCAGCAGGGGGGATGGAATTCTGGGGACCAGCCCTGTGCAGGAGGTGGGATgcagaaaggagaaaagtggTGTTAGGAGCACAGGGAGGTGTTAGAAGCCCAGCCTTGAGTCCCAGGTCAGCCACTTGTGACCTTGGTCTAGTGCCCTCTCTCTGTCCTCAGTTTATTATTCTGTCAAATAGGTATAGTAGCATCCTATAGGGCTGCTGTGAGTCTTCAATAAGTAAACATCAAAGTACACAGCGtctagtagatgctcaaaaaattGGCTGCTACCACCATCATCATATAATTATCCCTCCAAGGCAGCTTTGAGGAAGGCAGAACCGAACAGTGAGGAGGACGATGGATCCGGAAACGAAGTCCCTAGACACTGGAGTGTGACAAGCTGTCATATTCACGCAGAGTTGGAATCGCAGTGCCGGGGCAGGACCGCTCCGTCCACTGCCAACTTGGGCAGGAGAGCTGGGGACTTACTGAGGGTGTGAGCAGGGGAGGGCTGTTGAAAGTGATGGGCTTAGAACCATACTTTCCTCTTAACGGCCACAGAGACTGACTTACAACTGAAAGGAGTGGACCCAACTTTgacaaaaggaaacagaaacctACAGTGAGTAAGGAGATTATCAGCGAGTGCCTGATTGCTCTAAAAACTTGAGGTTTCTGGACTGAAAGAAAAGCTCCTCAGGATTCTGAGAAGCACTATGAATTCTTGTCAGTTAATTCgatggacatttttcttttgagcATCTTCCGTGGGCCAGCCCTGAGTTATAGCCCTCCCTCAAAGAATCTGCAGTTCAGGAGGGAAAGCTGACGTGTGCGCATGTATTAGAATGTGGGTCAGATGTGAGGTTAGCCCTGGAAGAGGACTGACGAGCTCTGTGTGGGGCTGTGCGGGGAAGCTTCACACCACAGAGGTGGCTCTGCCTGGGACTTCGGAGGATGAAGAGGTCACGGGGCCCTGGTGACCCGGGATGTGTTCTAAGTGCAGTGAGCCACTGTTTGGAGGTTTCAAGCAGGGGAATGGTGTGATCCCCTCTAAAATGaactctggctgctgtgctgaGAATAAATGGTGGCAGGGGGCAGGCAGAGACAGGGAGACCAATTAAAGGGCTGTGACAGTGGCCGGCAAGAGGTGGTGGTGGCTTGAGATGGGGAAAGATAGGCAGATTGGGAACGTTCTGGAGGTAGAACTGCTCAGACCGgctgatggaggagatggagaggggCAAGGGAAGAGGAACCAAAACGATTCTGTGTAACTAGGTATGGGAACAAGTGGGCCACTTACCCTGCTACTAACACTAATATTAGTATTAATAATACTAATTCTGAGCAAGCAAGATGTCACGTCCCAGGGGCGTGACACAGTCCTGCAGAtagaaggaaaaccagaaatTCAGAGGGAAGGAGACATAGCCTAATAGCAGCAGACTTGGAGAAGCTGGGGCATTCCGGTTGGCAGCAGTAGGAGTCA encodes the following:
- the LOC103017377 gene encoding calmodulin-binding transcription activator 1-like, with translation MSGRPLATCPALVSLPAGQKEKKNSALGVPVARRRRKWRAEGKWLPKTSRKSVSRSVFCGTSTYRVLNTAPPVEDDHGNSDSSHVKIFLPKKLLECLPKCSSLPKERHRWNTNERS